CTAGAAAGAGGACAACATTCTTCCATTATGACAAACAATTCTaacaagaaatggaaaaaacccaatagATCTAGGCTTACACTGATGGCAACACTGAGAGTTTTAAGTCCTCTCCTTGAACACATTACATGTGATAAATAATAcgcaaaatatttaaagaattttattgTTGCTTACAGAAGATACTTAGCAAGCAAGGAGACAGTAGCAATCACTGCCTCATGTCTCATATCCCCATCATTCAATGcaaatttttacatttcatgCAATAATCCTGAGCTTATTTTCAGTAACATTGAAATGTCATCTATGTTAATTACCAAATACATACAGAGCCCAGCTATGGGATCTATTGTATTATTAAGGCATGAAAAAAGAATAGCAGTTTATTAACTCTGAATGCCACAAATACAGCACAGCAGTTAGAAGGCTCAAAAAAGCTCAGAAAGTACCAGTGATTTCTGTGCGAAGGTCCTCCCAGAACACAACTGAATCATCAGTTCCTGAAAAGGCACAGAATCAAATCCTGTCCTCACTGACATCAGGGAGTTCTGCCATTGCCTTGACTGCTGGACCAAGCTTCAGAGCTATCAGGAGTGACTCAGACTCCTCTTCGTATCCCCAAAAAAATGACAAACTTCCTCTCACTCAAGTCaagtattaatttaaaaaaacaatacCTACATATTGTTTTGTTATTTAGTATTTTAAGCCTATGGAAAGGTTCAGTTCATTATACAGTATGGCAATTAATTAAAAGCCTTTTCAGAAAAAGCTTATTTGTTAGTCTGATTTATTAGTATGTTAAAAGAAGGGGGAAGTATCATGAAAAGAACCTCTGCCAAGTTTATGCTctatttataaattattctcagttttaaaatgaaagattttggTAAGCCAAACCAAGGAAATGTGATGCAATTCTAGACTCCATGGTTCAATGGCTCTTCTGAAAGACAAAGAGCACCACAGCCCTGTCCAGTCATCAAGTGAAGAACTCATCATCGGCATAAGTTGTAAGGGGCTAGCAGTGTTTAGATTGTGCTGTTCTTCACACAGTCTCTATTTTACATTTGAGAAGTTCTTGCAAAATGCCCTTTAGCAAGCCAAGGTATTCCAGTTCAGTTAATTAAAACCATTGAAACTAGGGAAAAGTTGCTGGCAAGACTTACTTCATGCATAATTGCATTATGTCCCATTCTGGGAACTAAAATAGCAGATGATCTTCTTTAACTCTGCAACTGCTATTGCCTAGCCTTTGTGTAAGTATTTACCTAGCTGAGCTCAGTTTGCAAATCCAGTAGCCTTATACTTCATATACAGGTGGCCCATGGTCTGCCGTGGACAGAAAGCTGGTGTGCAAGAGGGGTGGACTCTCCATGACTGCACCCCTTGCAGACACAAGCCACCCCTTGGCAGAGGTGGTTCTGTCCAATTCTGTCACTGCAAGGCTCTGAAAACTTTGCAGATGCAAAAATCTGACTTAACTAATTTCACCTAAAACACCGAGTTATAATATTGAAAAATTGTTTGTCACACTAAAACATTCAGGAAACTCATTACTGTCTCATTTAATattgaaggaggaaaaaaaggttgttGATATTAGTTACTGGGTTAGAATTTGTAGGGGTTTTGGTTAATTCCTACTAAGAAATAAGTTAAAGAAGGCTAAGGCTATAAATTGGTACTGTTTCAGTTATAAATATTCACTTTATGTCTCTTCTAAAAAACATGTTAAGGAAAAAGGTGGCCAGAAGGATCACACATGTTGTAAATTGTAATTTGGTTGTTAGGCtgtaaaaaccaaaaacataaGTGAAATTGAGCACAGTGTAAGAAAAAACCCAGTTTTTCATTAACAACTTATTTACAAGTTCATAAAAATCAACTGAACTGGAGTAGATGTTCTATGTTTGTCACCAATATTTTATTGTAACTGGTAACTTGCACACTTTGTAgtagaacaaaaagaaattaaagtccACTATATACAGCCTTTGTACAGGCTACTTGACTATACTCAAGGCATAGTGATCATAGCACAACCTAGTCTTCATAATATTTTGTGCACAAAAAGACACCAATCAGACATTATGTGAACATTACAGTGAAATGACATCACAAGTCCAGTGAAAATTCAGCATCATACAAAACATATTGATCTACTGCAAATGACATCCTTTGAAACAATAAGCCTTTTTTCAGTAGTAAATTAACCAGAGTCTGATGCAGAGATTTGTGTAGTTATAAGTCTTTTAAGTGAAGCAACCTCTGCAGATAAGTTTGCTATGCCCTGCTTCAAATAGAGGTTCTCTGACTCAGAGACGTTGTAGatattgtcttttatttcaaCAACTCCAGTTTTGCAACCACTCTGGATTTTAACGTTGAGTTCCTTCTGATGCCAGAGTTCTGGTTTAAGTGACCAGTCTTGGATATTAGTCACTTGAACCGAGAAGGGAGTGTGAGAAGAATGCACCAAGTTTTGCGCACCATGTTTTTCAAGctcaaaatgtctttttgagGACATGTCAATGGGTGACGACAATTTCTGTGTTGCGTCATAGTCATTATCCATTGCTTCCACTTTAACTTGCATGGCTTTGGCTTTGATTCGAAGCTTGTGAGGCAAAGCTGAAGAATTCACCTCTGGAACTTTAACTGTTGCATGAACATTTTTATGTTCAACTGGGGAATGAATTGGACCCTTAGGAACCTGCTGTTCATCTTCTCCATCAGATGACTTTCCAACCACACCATCATCAGTTTCTGACGTTCTTGGAGAATTACTGGAGGACCTATTAACTTGCAAGAGAGGAGGAGAATGTGAGTACACATTAAAGGTAGCTCCCATGTAGTTTGGATATATGGATGCTTTATATGAACCTCTGTCATCTCTTGGCTCTCTCTCTAATTCCATGGGCTCCTGCTTTATAATCTGGAACTTATTTTCAGGACTTCTACAGTTGCTTTGTATACGACTTGGTTGGGTATGCTCCACAGTTGATGTTTCAGATACATCAGACATTGAACTTTGAGGAGAATGCTTAATGACAGAAATACAACTGCTA
This genomic interval from Ficedula albicollis isolate OC2 chromosome Z, FicAlb1.5, whole genome shotgun sequence contains the following:
- the NFIL3 gene encoding nuclear factor interleukin-3-regulated protein; this encodes MQLRKMQTLKKEHGPVDTSSNVDKIMVLKSTLAEVSEELSTNEDILLTEASSGKSKSSACRRKREFIPDEKKDAMYWEKRRKNNEAAKRSREKRRLNDLVLENKLIALGEENATLKAELLSLKLKFGLISSAAYAQEIQKLSSSTTVYFQDYQSSKSNINSFVDEHEPSIVGSSCISVIKHSPQSSMSDVSETSTVEHTQPSRIQSNCRSPENKFQIIKQEPMELEREPRDDRGSYKASIYPNYMGATFNVYSHSPPLLQVNRSSSNSPRTSETDDGVVGKSSDGEDEQQVPKGPIHSPVEHKNVHATVKVPEVNSSALPHKLRIKAKAMQVKVEAMDNDYDATQKLSSPIDMSSKRHFELEKHGAQNLVHSSHTPFSVQVTNIQDWSLKPELWHQKELNVKIQSGCKTGVVEIKDNIYNVSESENLYLKQGIANLSAEVASLKRLITTQISASDSG